The window TGATCGGGATCAGCGTCTGGATGGTTTCGTCGAGCTTGATCCGCATGAAATCGGCGTGGACGATGTGGGACTTGACCGGGTGGTGCTGCACCGCCTTGATGAGGATCGGGCCGCTGAGCTCGGGCTTGTCTTCCACCTCGACGCGCGCCACGGCGTGCTCGCCCTGGCTGCCGTGCACGAGCGCGGAGAAGGCTTTCGCATCCACCGTGATCGCGACGGCGTCCTTGTTCTCGCCGTAGATTACGGCGGGAATGCTGCCGGCCGAACGCTTGCGCCGGGCGGGGCCTTTCCCCGTCTCGCTGCGCGTCTTCACCTTAATCGTTTGAATTTCCATGATATCCGCTTGGGCCTCCGAGCCGGCTTCAACCCTTGAACAGGTTGCTTACCGATTCATCCTTGTGAATTCTGCGAATTGCCTCTCCAATCAGGGCCGCCAGCGAGAGCACCTTAACCTTGGAACTGCTCCGGGCCTTTTCCGACAACGGGATTGAATCGCAAACCAGTATTTCTTCGAGTTCCGAGTTCTCTATGTTATCCAGCGCCGGCCCGCTGAAGACCGGATGGGTGGCGCAGGCGCGCACGGAGAGCGCCCCGTGCGCCTTTATCGCGTTGGCCGCCTTGGCCAGCGTTCCCGCGGTATCTATCATGTCATCGAACAGGAGCGCGTGTTTCCCGCGCACGTCCCCGATGATATTCATCACTTCGGCCACGTTTTCCTTCGGGCGGCGCTTGTCCACAATGGCGAGCGGAACGCCCAGCCGGTTCGCGAACTCGCGCGCGCGCCCCACGCTGCCGGTGTCCGGCGAAACCACCATCAAGTCCTCCTGGAGGGCCAGACGGCTCTTCAGGTGGTTGACGAAGACCACTTCCGCGGACAGGTGATCCAGCGGTATGTCAAAAAAACCCTGTATCTGCCCGCAGTGCAGGTCCACCGTCAGCACGCGGTTGGCGCCCGCGGCCGTCAGTAGATTCGCCACGAGCTTCGCCGTGATCGGCACGCGAGCCTTGTCTTTCCGGTCCTGGCGGGCGTAGCCGAAATAGGGCATCACCGCCGTGATCCGTTCGGCCGAGGCGCGCCGCGCCGCGTCGATCATGATCAGCAGTTCCATCAGGTGCCGGTTGACCGGCGGCGAGGTGCTGTTCACGAGGAACACGTCGCGCCCGCGGATA is drawn from Candidatus Hydrogenedentota bacterium and contains these coding sequences:
- a CDS encoding 50S ribosomal protein L25, coding for MEIQTIKVKTRSETGKGPARRKRSAGSIPAVIYGENKDAVAITVDAKAFSALVHGSQGEHAVARVEVEDKPELSGPILIKAVQHHPVKSHIVHADFMRIKLDETIQTLIPINIVGHCVGLVEGGVPDQQLRELEIECLPLDVPEQFDVDITNLHIGDLLHVSDLETPANVKIITDPERTIIAIHAPRVAGKAAGEEGEGAEEAENAEG
- a CDS encoding ribose-phosphate pyrophosphokinase, which encodes MAYTSDLKVFSGGASETLTAGVCDHLGCSPARANVGRFSDGEIRVQIAENIRGRDVFLVNSTSPPVNRHLMELLIMIDAARRASAERITAVMPYFGYARQDRKDKARVPITAKLVANLLTAAGANRVLTVDLHCGQIQGFFDIPLDHLSAEVVFVNHLKSRLALQEDLMVVSPDTGSVGRAREFANRLGVPLAIVDKRRPKENVAEVMNIIGDVRGKHALLFDDMIDTAGTLAKAANAIKAHGALSVRACATHPVFSGPALDNIENSELEEILVCDSIPLSEKARSSSKVKVLSLAALIGEAIRRIHKDESVSNLFKG